The genome window TGTTCAGGGTGATTCTGTCCCTATTGATTAGATCATTAGCAAAACCATCTTTGAGAGCAAACAATTGTTACCATATAAAAAATGCTTGTGTTAATTTCTATAATGACCTTGTTACGTGTTCTATCAGTAAACATAAAGAGATTTTGAGTGAGCTTAGTTTTCATTTATTCTGGTTAATTGTTGCTTACTCTATCTGTTTTGCTATTCCTCAGAAATGGCTGATATGAAGCCTGGGTTGAGAAAACCAGTATTCACCAAGGTTGATCAGCTTCGGCCCGGAACCAATGGGCATACATTGACAGTTAAGGTGGTGGACTCCAAGATGGTCCTGCAGAAGAAGCGCCCTGATGGGCCTCAAGTACGTCAAATGCGTATTGCAGAATGCTTGGTTGGTGATGAAACTGGCATGATTCTCGTCACTGCTAGGAATGAGCAGGGTAAACCTTTTTGTTCTGATTTATGGCATCGAACAGGATAAGCCTTTATAGTTTTACTAGTCCATTCCAGTCCACTTAAAAACATCAGTAGATTTATGTGCGCTTTTTATAATGTAGTATCATGGTTCAGGGTGACTCCTCCTCCTCAAGTCTCAA of Musa acuminata AAA Group cultivar baxijiao chromosome BXJ2-3, Cavendish_Baxijiao_AAA, whole genome shotgun sequence contains these proteins:
- the LOC135583153 gene encoding uncharacterized protein At4g28440-like encodes the protein MADMKPGLRKPVFTKVDQLRPGTNGHTLTVKVVDSKMVLQKKRPDGPQVRQMRIAECLVGDETGMILVTARNEQVDMMTPGTTLILRNAKIDMFKGSMRLAVDKWGRVEVTDPADFTVKEDNNLSLVEYELVNVVEE